One Candidatus Binataceae bacterium DNA segment encodes these proteins:
- the infB gene encoding translation initiation factor IF-2: MARKRIKTLATDWGLPVEELLAAASRLKLGHAHSESSLLSPEEADRLKGDLDEQAHRATILRRETVLETSAGKVVEKRLNATVMRRRHAEGAPQSNGEPFHFEVEKTDEPFVSPFLADEPAAPETPMFMEPESTVPELPSVEPPPVIEEAKPVEAVHISQPEPTSPAPEPEPETVSMEEVMRQADVLEPFKDFKEPPEEELPPPVEVKATEVQAAPPSPPPPPKPEAPPERPAGARIGFRTDNVRSIQREAINLTKGAQQGPSLDDGQRGPKVLGKIDLRPKTPVRPATPPGRPATPARPTGRFAPPSQPQTPPQDGMPVPPDQQAKPGAGGRGLKKKKVVKKGTVDLAAEREMRGLRVPKKRRALPGKEQRKTEITTPKASKRVVRITEGVTVGDLGRNMGVKAGDLIKKLMEMGQMATLNQVLDVDTATLLAGEFGYSVENVSFDAESAIEEAPELEAGEALPRPPVVTVMGHVDHGKTSLLDAIRQTNVTAKEFGGITQHIGAYTVEINGRKIAFVDTPGHEAFTAMRARGAKVTDIVVLVVAANEGVMPQTVEAVNHARAAEVPIIVAVNKMDLPDANIDRTKQRLTEIGLVPEDYGGETITVPVSARTGDGIDKLLEMILLQADVMELKANPDRPARGIVVESQLDRGRGPVATVLIQEGTLHQGDPFVCGVTYGRVRAMQNHLGQRMTEAGPSTPVEIFGLSSVPEPGTTFTAVAEESKARQVAEYRRSKQREGELAKSSRISLEDLSQRMAAGEVKELKVILKGDVQGSVEALADSLERLSTAEVKLIVIHRSAGAISETDVTLASASKAVVIGFNIRPEPKAAALAEKEGVEIRLYTIIYEAINDMREAMEGLLAPTYREKTLGRAEVRRIFNVPGATVAGCMVLDGKIVRSARARLVRDGRQVWEGKLASLKRFKDDAREVATGYECGIALENYNDVKPSDIIEAFELEAVLRKLETPKPETMRGQAQVEKQLET, translated from the coding sequence ATGGCGCGAAAGCGGATTAAGACTCTCGCTACTGATTGGGGACTCCCGGTCGAGGAACTCCTCGCCGCGGCGTCTCGCCTCAAGCTCGGTCATGCCCACTCCGAGTCGAGCTTGCTATCGCCTGAAGAAGCCGATCGGCTGAAGGGCGACCTCGACGAGCAGGCCCATCGCGCGACGATCCTGCGTCGCGAAACCGTGCTCGAAACGAGCGCAGGCAAGGTCGTCGAAAAACGTCTCAACGCGACCGTCATGCGGCGGCGTCACGCCGAAGGCGCGCCGCAATCAAACGGCGAGCCGTTCCATTTCGAAGTCGAGAAGACCGACGAGCCTTTCGTGTCGCCGTTCCTCGCTGACGAACCGGCTGCGCCCGAAACGCCAATGTTCATGGAGCCGGAATCCACTGTTCCAGAGCTGCCATCAGTCGAACCGCCACCTGTAATCGAGGAAGCGAAACCTGTCGAAGCCGTACATATATCCCAACCCGAGCCCACGTCGCCCGCACCAGAACCTGAGCCCGAAACTGTGAGTATGGAAGAGGTAATGCGCCAGGCCGACGTGCTCGAGCCGTTCAAGGATTTCAAGGAGCCGCCCGAAGAAGAGCTGCCGCCGCCGGTCGAGGTCAAGGCGACTGAAGTTCAGGCCGCGCCGCCATCGCCTCCTCCTCCGCCGAAGCCCGAGGCTCCGCCGGAGCGTCCCGCGGGTGCGCGAATCGGTTTCCGCACCGACAACGTTCGCTCCATTCAGCGCGAGGCTATCAATCTGACCAAGGGCGCGCAGCAAGGACCGTCGCTCGACGATGGTCAGCGCGGACCCAAGGTCCTCGGCAAGATCGATCTGCGTCCAAAGACTCCTGTGCGTCCTGCGACTCCTCCGGGACGTCCGGCGACGCCTGCGCGTCCGACGGGAAGATTCGCGCCGCCCTCGCAACCGCAAACTCCGCCGCAGGACGGGATGCCCGTGCCGCCCGATCAGCAGGCCAAGCCGGGAGCGGGTGGACGCGGTCTCAAGAAGAAGAAAGTTGTCAAGAAGGGCACCGTCGATCTCGCGGCTGAGCGCGAGATGCGCGGGCTGCGCGTGCCGAAGAAGCGGCGTGCACTGCCCGGCAAGGAACAGCGCAAGACTGAGATCACGACGCCGAAAGCCTCCAAGCGCGTCGTCCGTATTACCGAGGGCGTGACCGTCGGCGATCTCGGCCGCAACATGGGCGTCAAGGCCGGCGACCTCATCAAGAAGTTGATGGAAATGGGCCAGATGGCCACCCTCAACCAGGTGCTCGACGTCGATACCGCGACGCTGCTGGCCGGCGAATTCGGTTACAGCGTTGAGAATGTTTCCTTCGATGCCGAATCGGCAATCGAAGAAGCGCCCGAGCTGGAGGCCGGCGAAGCGCTGCCTCGTCCGCCCGTCGTCACCGTGATGGGTCACGTCGATCACGGCAAAACGTCGCTGCTCGACGCGATTCGCCAGACCAACGTGACGGCCAAAGAGTTCGGCGGAATCACGCAGCACATCGGCGCGTACACCGTTGAGATCAACGGGCGCAAGATCGCGTTCGTCGACACTCCCGGTCACGAGGCGTTCACTGCAATGCGCGCGCGCGGCGCCAAGGTCACCGATATCGTTGTGCTCGTCGTCGCCGCCAACGAAGGCGTGATGCCGCAGACGGTCGAGGCCGTCAATCACGCACGCGCCGCGGAAGTTCCGATCATCGTCGCGGTCAACAAGATGGATCTGCCTGATGCGAATATCGATCGCACTAAGCAGCGCCTCACCGAAATCGGGCTCGTGCCCGAAGACTACGGTGGCGAGACGATTACGGTCCCCGTCTCCGCCCGCACGGGCGACGGAATCGACAAGCTGCTCGAAATGATCCTGCTCCAGGCCGACGTGATGGAGCTGAAGGCGAATCCGGATCGCCCCGCGCGCGGTATCGTTGTCGAATCGCAGCTCGACCGCGGCCGCGGCCCGGTTGCCACCGTGCTCATCCAGGAAGGCACGCTCCATCAGGGCGATCCGTTCGTATGCGGCGTCACCTACGGCCGCGTGCGCGCGATGCAAAATCATCTCGGCCAGCGCATGACCGAGGCCGGGCCTTCGACTCCGGTCGAGATCTTCGGCCTCTCGAGCGTGCCTGAACCCGGCACGACGTTTACCGCCGTCGCCGAGGAATCCAAGGCGCGCCAGGTCGCCGAGTATCGGCGCTCCAAGCAGCGCGAGGGCGAGCTCGCCAAGTCGAGCCGTATCTCGCTCGAAGATCTGAGCCAGCGGATGGCCGCGGGCGAGGTCAAGGAGCTCAAGGTCATTCTCAAGGGCGACGTGCAGGGCTCGGTCGAAGCTCTGGCGGATTCGCTCGAGCGGCTGTCGACCGCCGAGGTCAAGCTGATCGTAATACATCGCTCGGCCGGCGCGATCTCCGAAACCGACGTGACACTTGCGTCGGCTTCCAAAGCCGTCGTGATCGGATTCAACATCCGGCCCGAGCCTAAAGCCGCGGCGCTCGCCGAGAAGGAAGGCGTCGAGATTCGCCTCTACACGATTATCTACGAGGCGATTAACGACATGCGCGAGGCGATGGAAGGTCTGCTCGCACCGACCTATCGCGAGAAGACTTTGGGCCGCGCCGAAGTGCGCCGGATCTTCAACGTGCCGGGCGCGACGGTCGCCGGATGCATGGTGCTCGATGGCAAGATCGTGCGCAGCGCTCGTGCGCGCCTCGTGCGCGACGGCCGCCAGGTATGGGAAGGTAAGCTCGCTTCGCTCAAGCGCTTCAAGGATGACGCGCGCGAGGTCGCCACGGGCTACGAGTGCGGTATCGCGCTCGAGAACTACAACGACGTGAAGCCGAGCGACATTATCGAAGCGTTCGAGCTCGAAGCCGTGCTGCGCAAGCTCGAGACTCCCAAGCCGGAGACGATGCGTGGGCAGGCGCAGGTCGAAAAGCAGCTCGAGACCTGA
- the nusA gene encoding transcription termination factor NusA produces MQVDLNRVIEQVSKEKGIDKSIVINAVEEMMHSAARRTFGPDRNIESRFNPELGEIELFEIKTVVETVANPMAEATVDEARAKYDPDAQAGDEILIKLDTATMGRIAAQAAKQNLIQHIRDAERKQIFNEFKDRKSEVVSGIVQRFERKNMIVNLGRTEAILPEKEQIPHERYRQGDRIRALILDVDLSEKGLAIILSRTSNDFLMKLFEQEVPEIYEGIVEIRQSAREPGGRAKVAVYSKDSDVDPVGACVGMKGTRVQSVVQELRGEKIDIVPWTDDQAELVCRALAPAKVSKVIIDEDEHGMEVIVPDDQLSLAIGKRGQNVRLAHRLTGWKLDVRSEAEAEEEARAARASLNAIPGIGDINAELLYQWGFRSAEQLAETEEATFDVEGISADRACQIIQAARDHVAKKRADAAAKAASAEPDVEVEAEAVTEAEELIATEAEGAEVPAQEAAEPAADAEGKS; encoded by the coding sequence ATGCAAGTCGATCTGAACCGGGTTATCGAACAGGTTTCCAAAGAGAAGGGCATCGACAAGTCGATCGTCATCAACGCGGTCGAAGAGATGATGCATTCGGCGGCGCGGCGCACTTTCGGCCCCGACCGCAACATCGAGTCGCGCTTCAATCCCGAGCTCGGCGAAATCGAACTATTCGAGATCAAAACCGTCGTCGAGACCGTCGCCAATCCGATGGCCGAGGCGACCGTCGACGAGGCGCGCGCCAAGTACGACCCCGATGCGCAGGCCGGCGACGAAATCCTGATCAAGCTCGATACCGCGACGATGGGCCGTATCGCCGCCCAAGCCGCCAAGCAGAACCTCATCCAGCATATCCGCGACGCCGAGCGCAAACAGATCTTCAACGAGTTCAAGGATCGCAAGAGCGAAGTCGTCTCGGGCATCGTGCAGCGCTTCGAGCGCAAGAACATGATCGTTAACCTCGGCCGCACCGAGGCGATCCTGCCCGAGAAGGAGCAAATCCCGCACGAGCGTTATCGCCAGGGCGATCGTATCCGCGCGCTAATCCTCGACGTCGATCTTTCAGAGAAGGGCCTCGCGATCATCTTGTCGCGCACCTCGAACGACTTCCTGATGAAGCTCTTCGAGCAGGAAGTGCCGGAGATTTACGAAGGTATCGTCGAGATTCGCCAGAGCGCGCGCGAGCCGGGCGGACGTGCCAAGGTTGCGGTGTATTCGAAAGACAGCGACGTCGATCCGGTCGGCGCATGCGTCGGCATGAAGGGCACGCGTGTGCAGTCGGTCGTGCAGGAACTGCGCGGCGAGAAAATCGATATCGTGCCGTGGACCGACGATCAGGCTGAGCTTGTTTGCCGTGCGCTCGCGCCCGCGAAAGTTTCGAAAGTCATTATCGACGAGGATGAGCACGGCATGGAAGTGATCGTCCCCGACGATCAGCTGTCGCTTGCGATCGGCAAGCGTGGCCAGAACGTGCGCCTCGCCCATCGGCTTACAGGATGGAAACTCGACGTGCGCAGCGAGGCTGAGGCCGAAGAAGAAGCGCGCGCCGCGCGTGCCTCGCTCAACGCGATCCCGGGTATCGGCGATATCAACGCCGAGTTGCTCTACCAGTGGGGATTCCGCTCGGCGGAGCAGCTTGCCGAGACTGAGGAAGCAACCTTCGATGTCGAAGGCATCAGCGCCGATCGCGCTTGCCAGATAATCCAGGCCGCGCGCGATCACGTCGCGAAGAAGCGCGCTGACGCTGCCGCCAAGGCGGCGTCCGCGGAACCGGACGTCGAAGTAGAAGCCGAAGCGGTGACTGAGGCCGAAGAATTGATCGCCACCGAGGCCGAAGGCGCGGAAGTTCCGGCCCAGGAAGCGGCTGAACCCGCTGCCGATGCCGAGGGAAAGTCATAG
- the rimP gene encoding ribosome maturation factor RimP: MMVLALHPVARKVVELLEPHIERHGFELVAIEYRPGTRNSLLRLLVDKPGGGIGLSDLEKLTPVLSDLLDVYDPVEGRYMLEIASPGVNRPLRKLEHFEACKGEKVKIKTHRAHDGQKAFLGRLLAVSEKGIEIDDESSHRQFALDFDDMKEANYEYDFDQEKARG; the protein is encoded by the coding sequence ATGATGGTGTTGGCGCTTCATCCGGTGGCGCGGAAAGTGGTCGAGCTGCTCGAGCCGCATATCGAGCGCCACGGCTTCGAGCTGGTGGCGATCGAATATCGGCCCGGCACGCGCAACTCGCTATTGCGCCTCCTGGTCGACAAGCCCGGCGGCGGAATCGGGCTCAGCGACCTTGAGAAATTGACGCCGGTGCTGAGCGATTTGCTCGATGTGTATGACCCGGTCGAGGGCCGGTACATGTTGGAGATCGCCTCGCCGGGCGTGAATCGGCCCCTGCGCAAGCTCGAGCATTTCGAGGCGTGCAAGGGCGAGAAGGTGAAGATCAAGACGCATCGGGCGCACGACGGGCAGAAGGCGTTCTTGGGTCGGTTGCTCGCGGTGTCCGAGAAAGGGATCGAAATCGACGACGAGTCGAGCCATCGCCAGTTTGCGCTCGACTTCGACGACATGAAGGAAGCGAATTACGAGTACGACTTTGATCAGGAAAAAGCGCGCGGCTGA
- a CDS encoding acyl-CoA thioesterase/bile acid-CoA:amino acid N-acyltransferase family protein, whose translation MRIEAAPIDALYDRALTTLRLVDFPASRVVVIRATVRDDLGHHWESFAEFTTNPQGQVDLALAAPSGGTYRVADAMGLFWSMQLDPAVETRGPFVKTNPDPVVVTIAAELDGKPTARIQLTRRFLADHIVRGDLDDPSLVGAFFHHASERRPGIILLGGSGGGMSIEHPALLASQGFAVLSLAYFAMPGLPQDLAEIPLEYFERAIGWMRKHRAVRPGPLAVIGASRGGELALLLGATFPEITAVVGYVPSGVGWAGIKTTGGPAGSAWTYRKNPIRFVRTEPTDLSAWDKKPVALTPTFLSQMTDPAELDYAAIAVENINGPILMFSGTDDQMWPSLNLADLAIQRLIARDFKHPYEHISYAGAGHFIRFPYSPTISEIFHPVVKTPMALGGAPENNHIANLDSWQKCLAFLRRHLGAA comes from the coding sequence ATGCGCATTGAAGCCGCGCCCATTGATGCACTCTACGATCGCGCTCTTACGACGTTAAGGCTGGTTGATTTTCCTGCGTCGCGAGTCGTCGTGATACGCGCGACGGTTCGTGACGATCTCGGTCATCACTGGGAGTCGTTTGCGGAGTTCACGACGAATCCTCAGGGGCAGGTCGATTTGGCGCTTGCAGCGCCGAGCGGGGGGACGTATCGCGTTGCCGATGCGATGGGACTGTTCTGGTCGATGCAGCTTGATCCGGCGGTCGAAACGCGCGGGCCGTTCGTCAAGACCAATCCCGATCCGGTCGTCGTAACGATCGCTGCCGAACTCGATGGCAAACCCACCGCGAGAATCCAACTGACGCGCCGTTTTCTTGCCGACCATATTGTTCGCGGTGACCTTGATGACCCAAGCCTTGTCGGGGCGTTTTTCCATCACGCGAGCGAGCGGCGTCCCGGTATCATCCTGCTCGGCGGCTCGGGCGGCGGCATGTCGATCGAACATCCGGCGTTGCTCGCAAGCCAGGGGTTCGCGGTGCTCTCGCTCGCCTACTTTGCGATGCCGGGTCTGCCCCAGGATCTCGCCGAGATTCCGCTCGAGTACTTCGAACGGGCCATCGGCTGGATGCGAAAGCATCGCGCAGTCAGGCCGGGTCCTCTCGCGGTTATCGGTGCGTCGCGCGGCGGCGAGCTGGCCTTGTTGCTCGGCGCAACGTTTCCCGAGATCACCGCAGTGGTCGGGTATGTTCCAAGCGGCGTCGGATGGGCGGGAATCAAAACGACGGGCGGACCGGCTGGATCAGCATGGACCTATCGCAAGAATCCGATTCGGTTTGTGCGAACGGAGCCGACTGATCTGAGCGCGTGGGACAAGAAACCAGTGGCACTAACCCCGACATTCCTCAGCCAAATGACGGATCCCGCTGAACTCGATTACGCGGCGATCGCCGTCGAAAACATCAACGGCCCGATTCTGATGTTCTCAGGCACTGACGATCAGATGTGGCCGTCGCTGAATCTCGCCGATCTCGCGATACAGCGGCTGATCGCGCGCGACTTCAAGCATCCCTATGAGCACATCAGCTACGCGGGCGCCGGGCACTTCATCCGGTTCCCGTATTCGCCCACGATCAGCGAGATCTTCCATCCCGTGGTGAAGACGCCGATGGCGCTCGGCGGCGCGCCGGAGAACAATCACATCGCCAATCTGGATTCGTGGCAGAAGTGCCTCGCGTTCCTCCGACGCCATCTCGGCGCCGCCTGA
- a CDS encoding alpha/beta hydrolase produces MAFEQAATVDTEPTHKFVEVDGLKLHYLDWGGDPAKHTFLLLHGGGAHTHWWDGVAPLLTPCGRVIALDFRGHGESEWPQPPVYGPPAYVRDVVAVIKELGTKVVLVGHSMGGAVSQWVAVLHPELLAALVIVDAPHGPPPLFRRLMWRWRRRSQGGKRPELKSSADIIRKFRLSPPDTYMSKQDIERLALHGAMQLPSGNWAFRFDPETRAWRKGGNKMSKPKLKLLKMPVLILRGDRSTLVSPWHARQMHRKIKHSVFKEVPRAYHHVPLDNPAGTAKEIIEFVER; encoded by the coding sequence ATGGCGTTTGAGCAAGCGGCTACCGTTGATACGGAGCCGACCCACAAGTTTGTCGAAGTCGATGGCCTGAAGCTTCACTACCTGGACTGGGGCGGCGATCCCGCAAAGCACACCTTTCTTCTTTTGCACGGCGGCGGTGCGCATACGCATTGGTGGGACGGCGTCGCGCCTCTGCTGACACCTTGTGGCAGGGTGATCGCGCTCGATTTTCGCGGACACGGTGAAAGCGAATGGCCGCAGCCGCCCGTGTACGGACCTCCAGCCTACGTGCGCGATGTCGTTGCGGTTATCAAAGAGCTCGGTACCAAGGTCGTGCTCGTTGGGCATTCGATGGGCGGTGCGGTGTCGCAATGGGTCGCCGTGCTGCATCCGGAGCTGCTCGCGGCGCTGGTCATCGTCGATGCGCCGCATGGGCCGCCCCCTCTCTTTCGCCGGTTGATGTGGCGATGGCGCCGGCGCTCGCAAGGCGGCAAGCGCCCCGAGCTCAAATCGAGCGCCGATATTATCCGCAAGTTCCGCCTGAGTCCGCCCGACACTTACATGTCGAAACAGGACATCGAGCGGCTCGCGCTGCACGGCGCGATGCAACTGCCGAGCGGCAACTGGGCGTTCCGCTTCGACCCCGAGACGCGGGCGTGGCGCAAAGGCGGCAACAAGATGAGCAAGCCCAAGCTCAAGCTGCTCAAGATGCCAGTGTTGATTCTGCGCGGCGATCGCAGCACGCTCGTTAGCCCATGGCACGCCCGCCAGATGCATCGCAAGATCAAGCATTCGGTGTTCAAGGAAGTGCCGCGCGCATATCATCACGTGCCGCTCGACAATCCCGCAGGCACGGCGAAGGAAATAATCGAGTTTGTCGAGCGGTAG
- a CDS encoding SDR family NAD(P)-dependent oxidoreductase — translation MALRLENKNALITGGASGIGRATAIRFAEEGANIFVADRHLQAAEETAAAVVKLGRKAIAHQVDTSDEAQSNAMVERMVKEMGGVDIVVAAAGISHAHYGEEGQPDAVPLADKSFANWKRVLDVNLNGVFLTDRACAKAMIKAGKGGRIINIASGAARLPTPGVGEYSVSKAGVWMLTKVLAMELAAHNITANAIGPGFIKTPMTANLQDLGMTEMLLQRVPMRKMGEPVDVANTALFLACEEGRYYTGSLLHPDGGIVMA, via the coding sequence ATGGCTCTCAGACTCGAAAACAAGAATGCACTGATCACGGGCGGCGCGAGCGGGATCGGCCGCGCCACCGCGATTCGATTCGCCGAAGAAGGCGCCAACATCTTCGTCGCCGATCGTCATCTCCAGGCTGCCGAGGAAACCGCCGCCGCCGTCGTCAAGCTCGGGCGCAAAGCGATCGCGCATCAGGTCGATACCAGCGACGAGGCGCAGTCCAACGCAATGGTCGAGCGGATGGTCAAGGAGATGGGCGGTGTCGATATCGTCGTCGCCGCGGCCGGCATTTCACACGCTCACTACGGCGAAGAGGGGCAGCCGGATGCCGTCCCACTCGCGGATAAATCGTTTGCCAACTGGAAACGCGTGCTCGACGTCAACCTGAACGGCGTATTCCTGACCGATCGAGCCTGCGCCAAGGCGATGATCAAAGCCGGCAAGGGCGGCAGGATCATCAATATCGCGTCAGGCGCGGCGCGGCTGCCGACTCCCGGCGTCGGCGAGTACTCGGTCAGCAAGGCGGGAGTCTGGATGCTGACGAAGGTACTCGCGATGGAGCTCGCCGCGCACAATATCACCGCCAACGCGATCGGACCGGGCTTCATCAAAACCCCGATGACGGCGAACCTCCAGGATTTGGGTATGACCGAAATGCTGCTGCAGCGCGTGCCGATGAGGAAGATGGGCGAGCCCGTCGACGTCGCCAATACTGCGCTGTTCCTGGCCTGCGAAGAAGGCCGCTACTACACGGGCTCGCTACTGCATCCCGACGGCGGCATCGTGATGGCGTAG
- a CDS encoding PKD domain-containing protein, with amino-acid sequence MAVAITLLFAVAGFAQENEAMPSPMGSSSPGIARVEIPRLPQITVAAAPAYGTAPLFVGFLVASSDPEAVFNSYRWNFGDGQVSTLPPTMLFHTFLNPGTYVVSLTVTTEDGHQATGFTGVIVKSATGQ; translated from the coding sequence GTGGCTGTCGCGATAACCCTGTTATTCGCTGTTGCAGGCTTCGCGCAGGAAAACGAGGCGATGCCGTCGCCGATGGGATCTTCGTCACCCGGAATAGCGCGCGTCGAGATCCCGCGTCTTCCGCAGATCACAGTAGCCGCGGCGCCAGCCTATGGAACGGCGCCGCTGTTCGTTGGTTTCCTGGTCGCGAGCAGCGATCCCGAAGCGGTCTTCAACAGCTATCGATGGAACTTCGGCGACGGCCAGGTCTCGACGTTGCCGCCCACGATGCTCTTTCATACCTTCCTGAACCCCGGCACCTACGTCGTCTCGCTGACGGTCACAACCGAAGACGGCCACCAGGCCACCGGCTTCACCGGCGTGATCGTCAAGTCGGCAACGGGTCAGTGA
- a CDS encoding carbonic anhydrase encodes MSAEIEARVAAREQITASGALTLLREGNARFAAGVPRHPSQSMERRESLIGGQMPFAAILGCSDSRVPPELVFDRGLGDLFSVRNGGNLAGRIAVESLAFAVSNWHVPLIVVLGHLRCGAITAAFNDQNESHPDSLLGLLAPAIEASRGLSGDPVTNAVRENVKRFVAKLEASREIRDAARNHPLEIVGAIYDSKTGLVEELG; translated from the coding sequence ATGTCCGCTGAAATTGAAGCGCGCGTCGCCGCGCGTGAGCAAATAACCGCATCCGGGGCGCTGACACTACTGCGCGAGGGCAACGCGCGCTTCGCCGCGGGAGTGCCGCGTCATCCCAGTCAGAGTATGGAGCGCCGCGAGAGTTTGATTGGCGGGCAGATGCCTTTTGCCGCGATCCTGGGATGCTCGGATTCGCGCGTGCCGCCGGAGCTGGTGTTCGATCGCGGCCTTGGCGATCTGTTCTCGGTGCGCAACGGCGGCAACCTCGCCGGGCGTATCGCGGTCGAGAGTCTGGCGTTTGCAGTATCGAACTGGCACGTCCCACTGATCGTCGTGCTCGGGCATCTGCGCTGCGGAGCAATCACCGCGGCCTTCAATGATCAAAACGAAAGCCATCCCGACAGCCTCCTTGGCCTGCTCGCCCCCGCGATCGAAGCTTCGCGCGGCCTTTCAGGCGATCCAGTAACCAACGCCGTCCGCGAAAACGTCAAGCGCTTTGTCGCCAAGCTCGAAGCATCCAGGGAGATCCGCGACGCAGCGCGGAATCACCCGCTAGAGATCGTGGGAGCGATCTACGATTCGAAAACCGGTCTCGTCGAAGAGCTCGGCTGA
- a CDS encoding carbonic anhydrase has translation MGKAKTLGFALIAATLAVIPPAWAANVKPTMSAARALQLLLDGNQRFIAGRLDHPDQSRERREEVAKGQHPFASVLSCSDSRVPPEVIFDQGLGDLFVVRVAGNVATDITIQSLDYSVKHLGVRVVMILGHTECGAVKAAILGHDEEGDVGPLLSELKPAVADSKGQPGDPVTNAVRENVKLVMQKLEESPELSAMVKTGELRIIGGVYNLKTGKIDIL, from the coding sequence TTGGGAAAAGCCAAAACCCTCGGATTCGCACTTATCGCCGCAACTCTCGCCGTGATTCCCCCGGCGTGGGCTGCCAACGTCAAGCCTACGATGAGCGCGGCGCGCGCGCTGCAACTGCTGCTCGACGGCAATCAGCGCTTCATTGCGGGCCGGTTGGATCATCCGGATCAGTCGCGGGAACGGCGCGAGGAAGTCGCCAAGGGGCAGCATCCCTTCGCTTCGGTGCTGTCGTGCTCGGACTCGCGCGTGCCGCCGGAGGTTATCTTCGATCAGGGCCTCGGCGATCTATTCGTGGTCCGTGTGGCCGGCAACGTCGCCACCGATATTACGATTCAGAGCCTCGATTACTCGGTGAAGCATCTCGGCGTGCGGGTCGTGATGATCCTCGGCCACACCGAGTGCGGCGCTGTGAAGGCTGCCATTCTGGGGCATGACGAGGAAGGCGACGTCGGCCCGCTGCTTAGCGAACTCAAGCCTGCAGTTGCCGACAGCAAGGGTCAGCCGGGTGATCCGGTCACGAACGCGGTCCGCGAAAACGTTAAGCTTGTAATGCAGAAGCTCGAGGAATCGCCCGAGTTGTCCGCGATGGTCAAGACCGGCGAACTCCGGATCATCGGCGGCGTGTACAATCTCAAGACCGGAAAAATCGATATTCTTTGA
- a CDS encoding tetratricopeptide repeat protein, with amino-acid sequence MAALSTVAIFLTVALSGCGDATLKAQQQQVQQQQQQIEQQQQEIESLKQQAPSYTPGLPSAPGGCDRATEQAATQHGGSDYAAGSYEKALAYYKDALSACPADPKAEINVARAYEAMGNRDSAVEHYRAAASSSDASAPGAIEEARNALVRLGAGAP; translated from the coding sequence TTGGCAGCTCTCTCAACCGTTGCGATTTTCCTGACTGTCGCGCTTTCCGGATGTGGCGACGCGACGCTCAAGGCCCAACAGCAGCAGGTCCAGCAACAACAGCAGCAGATCGAACAGCAGCAGCAGGAGATCGAGTCGCTGAAGCAGCAGGCGCCATCATACACGCCCGGGCTCCCATCTGCCCCCGGGGGCTGCGATCGCGCAACCGAGCAGGCCGCGACGCAGCACGGTGGCTCGGATTATGCGGCCGGTTCGTATGAAAAGGCCCTTGCATACTACAAGGACGCGCTGTCCGCCTGCCCAGCCGATCCCAAAGCTGAAATTAACGTCGCCCGCGCCTACGAGGCGATGGGAAATCGCGATAGCGCCGTCGAGCATTACCGCGCGGCTGCCTCGAGCAGCGACGCCTCGGCACCGGGTGCCATCGAAGAAGCGCGCAACGCGCTGGTGCGTCTGGGCGCCGGCGCTCCGTGA